A stretch of DNA from Streptomyces xanthii:
CGCCGCGCACGAGAGCGGCGCGCAGGTCATGCACGCCGTCGCCGAACGGCGCCCCGACGGGCGCGGGGCCAACCGCAACGGGCGGCTCTTCCGCGCCGCCGAGCGGCTGCCCGTGCAGCAGCTCACCGGCACGAAGGCGGTGCGCGTGGCCCCGCCGATCGAGGTCGCCGACGAGGACCTCGTCGTGCGCCGGCTGCACGGCCTCTCCCCGATCGCGGGCACCGACGTCGACCCGCTGCTGCGCAACCTGGGCTGCCGCACCCTCGTCGTCACCGGCGTCTCCGCCAACGTGGCGATCCCCAACGCCGTCTTCGATGCCGTGAATCTCGGCTACCAGGTCGTCGTGGCGAGCGACGCCGTTGCCGGCGTCCCCGCCGACTACGTCCCGGCGATGATCCGCAACACGCTCGCCCTGGTCGCGACCGTCGTCACGACCCAGGACGTGCTCACCGCCTGGAAGCGGCGCCCTACGCGAGGCTGATCGTCCCGCCGCTCGTCGTGATCTTCTTCTCGGCGAGCGCCTCGGTGGCCGGGCCGTGCCGCACGCTGCCGTCCTCGATCGAGAACTTGCTGCCGTGGCACGGGCAGTTGATCGTGCCGCCCTCGACCGAGCTCACCGGACACTGCCGGTGCGTGCAGATGTTCGTGAACGCCTTGAACTCCCCCTTCTTCGGCTGGGTCACCACGACCCCGGCGTCGGCGAGGATCTTGCCCCCGCCCTCGGGGACCTCGCTCTCCTCGGCGAGCTTCCGGCCGCCCGAAGAGCCGCCCCCGTCACCGGCGGGC
This window harbors:
- a CDS encoding cysteine hydrolase; the protein is MPSHEVLAELLAPPTTVLLTVECQQGVVGPGSALPELAEQARSSGALDRVALLVAAAHESGAQVMHAVAERRPDGRGANRNGRLFRAAERLPVQQLTGTKAVRVAPPIEVADEDLVVRRLHGLSPIAGTDVDPLLRNLGCRTLVVTGVSANVAIPNAVFDAVNLGYQVVVASDAVAGVPADYVPAMIRNTLALVATVVTTQDVLTAWKRRPTRG
- a CDS encoding Rieske (2Fe-2S) protein; translated protein: MTASQDSAPHGPAPTRRVVVAAVGAAGIAAALSACGGSDGGASEPAGSVSAPAGDGGGSSGGRKLAEESEVPEGGGKILADAGVVVTQPKKGEFKAFTNICTHRQCPVSSVEGGTINCPCHGSKFSIEDGSVRHGPATEALAEKKITTSGGTISLA